In Nicotiana tabacum cultivar K326 chromosome 21, ASM71507v2, whole genome shotgun sequence, one DNA window encodes the following:
- the LOC107829392 gene encoding zinc finger BED domain-containing protein RICESLEEPER 2-like, with product MFKCPKRPAIVDKKQSNLGFKSVSGGDVVVVAWKFDQEECRKTLCRMVIVDELPFSFVEKEGFRDFMKVAQPYFRIPSCSTVTRDCFDLFNEEKQKLKRSFIETKQRVCITTDTWTSIQRINYMCITSHWIDSEWNMHKRIINFCPIVSHKGEDMANGICRCLREWGINKIFTVTVDNASSNNVTVKELSKQLTKMGTNLMNGNHLHARCMAHIMNLVVQDSLKESSVSIERVRHAVRYVRQSPARLKRFQECFDDEQLNCKKTLCLDVPTRWNSTYLMLRRAVEFESAFSYYASSEIGLRHYLEHSYIEVGIPTGELLSSDWENVKRITKFLEIFYLLTLKISGSRYVTSNIHFLEICVVVVYLKQLIANEDTVLSEIAKKMKEKFDKYWGDPGKMNNIIFISCILDPRYKLESVGYALVKMFGQDLGATIQAEVKKYMTSLFSEYVKSGSKGVVLASSSDCSSLNTSTSELSGSQVSTQNTGLLESLMQDIKKYKSESGGVDTRIELDKYFGEETEDDTKEFDVLLWWKLNSARFPILAEMARDVLAVPVSSVVSECSFSTGGRLLDSFRSSLTPKLVQALVCLQDWLRNEKLKQPVCVEEDLDKIEQLEQDLASDGKDPSASVLHRETFLWYRDDLNQLEVEVKELAKKRDTYKLLSEQREGEAKILRAELDAARKEHADLVSYVKIFEVSENELDMVTNGQNPQVQQKIDRIDQPRVEMDVIKVEAKEWKGKMDRLASEKETARVQLTSAEAQLQATEGEG from the exons ATGTTTAAGTGTCCTAAACGCCCTGCTATTGTTGATAAAAAACAATCAAATTTAGGCTTTAAATCTGTTTCGGGGGGTGATGTAGTTGTTGTTgcttggaaatttgatcaagaagAGTGTAGGAAGACGTTATGTCGTATGGTAATAGTTGATGAACTTCCTTTTAGCTTTGTTGAGAAAGAAGGTTTTAGAGACTTTATGAAAGTGGCGCAACCTTATTTTCGGATCCCTTCCTGTAGTACTGTAACTAGGGATTGTTTTGATCTTTTTAATGAAGAAAAGCAAAAGTTGAAGAGGTCTTTTATAGAAACGAAACAAAGAGTATGTATTACCACTGATACTTGGACTTCTATACAAAGAATCAATTACATGTGTATCACTTCTCATTGGATTGATAGTGAATGGAATATGCATAAgagaataattaatttttgtcctATTGTTAGTCATAAAGGCGAAGATATGGCAAATGGTATTTGTAGGTGCTTACGTGAGTGGGGGATAAATAAGATCTTCACTGTCACAGTTGATAATGCAAGCTCAAATAACGTGACAGTAAAAGAATTGTCTAAGCAATTAACAAAAATGGGAACTAATTTGATGAACGGTAATCACCTTCACGCGAGATGTATGGCTCACATCATGAATCTTGTGGTCCAGGATAGTTTAAAAGAATCTTCAGTGTCTATTGAACGTGTTAGGCATGCAGTGAGATATGTTAGGCAATCTCCTGCGAGGTTGAAGAGGTTTCAAGAATGTTTTGATGATGAACAACTAAATTGTAAAAAAACTTTATGCTTGGATGTTCCAactaggtggaattccacctacttGATGTTGCGTAGGGCTGTTGAATTTGAAAGTGCATTTTCATATTATGCTTCTAGTGAAATTGGCCTGAGACATTATCTTGAGCATTCTTATATTGAAGTTGGAATTCCTACAGGTGAACTTTTGAGTAGTGATTGGGAGAATGTAAAAAGAATTACAAAGTTTCTTGAAATCTTTTATCTTCTTACTTTGAAAATTTCTGGATCACGTTATGTTACATCGAATattcattttcttgaaatttgtgtggttgttgtttatttgaagcaatTGATAGCAAATGAAGATACAGTTTTAAGTGAAATAGCAAAGAAGATGAAAGAAAAGTTTGATAAGTATTGGGGTGATCCAGGGAaaatgaacaatataattttCATCTCATGTATTTTGGATCCACGTTACAAGCTCGAATCAGTTGGCTATGCACTTGTAAAGATGTTTGGTCAAGATCTGGGGGCAACTATACAAGCAGAAGTGAAGAAGTACATGACTTCATTATTTAGTGAGTATGTAAAGTCCGGCTCAAAAGGTGTCGTGCTTGCTTCATCTTCAGATTGTTCTTCATTGAACACTTCTACTTCCGAGCTTTCTGGAAGTCAAGTAAGCACCCAAAATACAGGACTTTTAGAATCACTCAtgcaagatataaaaaaatataaaagtgaaaGTGGAGGTGTGGATACTAGAATAGAGTTAGATAAATATTTTGGTGAAGAAACTGAGGATGACACTAAAGAATTTGATGTTCTTCTCTGGTGGAAATTGAACTCAGCTAGATTTCCTATTCTTGCGGAGATGGCTCGTGATGTATTAGCTGTTCCGGTTTCAAGTGTGGTATCTGAATGTTCGTTTAGTACGGGAGGACGtcttcttgattcatttaggagttcattaacTCCTAAATTGGTGCAAGCTTTAGTGTGTCTTCAAGATTGGCTtagaaatgaaaaattaaaacaacCTGTTTGTGTTGAGGAAGATCTTGATAAAATCGAGCAGCTTGAACAAG ATTTAGCTAGCGATGGAAAAGACCCTTCT GCATCGGTGCTTCACCGCGAAACCTTCCTCTGGTATCGGGATGATCTGAACCAACTCGAAGTCGAAGTCAAAGAGCTTGCTAAGAAGAGAGACACGTACaaacttctcagcgagcaacgTGAAGGAGAGGCCAAGATCCTTCGAGCTGAGTTGGACGCGGCTCGAAAAGAACACGCCGACCTAGTTTCATATGTAaaaatctttgaagttagtgaGAATGAGCTAGACATGGTGACTAATGGTCAGAACCCACAGGTCCAACAAAAGATTGATCGGATCGACCAACCCAGGGTCGAGATGGATGTAATCAAGGTCGAGGCCAAAGAGTGGAAAGGTAAGATGGACCGCTTGGCCTCGGAAAAGGAGACTGCCCGGGTGCAATTGACCTCGGCGGAGGCCCAACTTCAAGCGACTGAGGGTGAAGGCTGA